TCGCCGTCGCCGAGGAAGGCCCAGACGTGCTGATCGCTGGTGTCCTTGATGCCGCGGTTCGCCAGGTAGCGGTTGGACTGCGCCTGGTAGATCGCGTTGATCGGGCCGAGACCCATCGACACGGTCGGGAACTGCCAGTAATCCGGCATCGACTGGGGGTGCGGATACGACGGCAGCGCGTTGCCCGCGTGGGACTTCTCCTGGCGGAAGCCGTCCATGTCGGCCTCGCTCAGGCGTCCTTCGAGGAAGGATCGCGCGTAGATGCCGGGGGAGGCGTGGCCCTGGATGAAGATCTGGTCGCCGCCGCCCGGGTGGTTCTGCCCGCGGAAGAAGTGGTTGAAGCCGACCTCATAGAGCGAGGCCGCACCGGCGTAGGTGGAGATGTGACCGCCGACGCCGATGCCGGGGCGCTGCGCACGGTGCACCGTGATGGCCGCGTTCCAGCGGATCCAGTGCCGATAGCGGCGCTCGATCTCCTCGTCGCCGCCGAACTCCGGCTCGTTCTCCGGTGCGATCGTGTTGATGTAGTCCGTGGTCGGCACCATCGGCACGCCGAGGTGGAGATCCTTCGAGCGCTTCAGCAGGCTGAGCATGATCTCGCGGCCGCGGCCGTGTCCCTTTGCCTTCACCAGCTCGTCGAGGGACTGCTGCCACTCGCCGGTCTCCTCCGGATCGCTGTCGAGGGGGCCCTGAGAGTACGGATCCTGGTCGTGAACGGTCACGTGGAGCCTTTCGTCAAGCTGGCAGGTCTTGCCAAGGAAACGGGATGCGACGTGGGGGAGCCTTGTCTGCTCCGCACAACACGTGCTGTGTTCAGCCTATATCCGTTCGCGGGACGGATGCCGCAATCGCGTCCCGGTAGACTGGTGCGATCCAGGGCCTTTAGCTCAGCTGGTAGAGCGCCACGTTTACACCGTGGATGTCGTCGGTTCGATCCCGGCAGGGCCCACCTCAGAAGCAGCGTCCTCAGTCGTCTGTGCGGAAGCCCGCCGCCTTGTGGGTCCCGTCGCAGAACGGTTTGATCGTCGACAGGCCGCAGCGGCACAGGGCGACCGTCCGACGATGCCGGGGGATCGGGTCTCCATCGGCCGTTCGCAGCTCCACATCACCGCGCAGGATCAGGGGGCCGTCGGGATACGGCGTGAGGGTGGGCGCCTCGTGTCGAGCGCTCATGACAGCACCCCCGACCGGAGCGAGGACTCGCCCCGTTCCCATGCCGCCAGCATGTGCGCGGCCACGCGCCCGTCCACGGCCAGACAAGCGGCGGCGCCGAACATGATGTCGGCGAGCAGATCGGGGCGCTCGAATGCGAGGGAGCCGGCGAGGTCCCGCGCCGCGATCTGCTCGTGCACGGCATCCGCCTCGACGTGCTCGTCGAAGTAGTCCGTGACGTCGTCGCCGAACCCCAGCCGGCGCAGGCCGTCTCCGTACAGCCTGTTGGGTATCGACGAGGTCATCTCGAATGCGGCCAGGTGGCCCACGATCGCACCGATGAGCCTCCGGTTCAGCCCGAACATAGACATCATGTTGTGCGAGGCGAGCGTGACGGCGGGAACATCGTCGAGGTACGCACCGTACCTGTCGTCCAGTCCCGCTCCGCGAACCGCCTTGGCGAAGATCTCGGCGTGCACGCGGTCGGGGCGCCCGCCGCCGTACTCGTCGGACTGGATCTCGACGAGCGCCGCCTTCGGGATGCCGGACAGGCGGGGGATCGCCCAGGAATGCGGGTCGGCCTCGCGCAGCGTGTAGATCGAGCGCTGCATCAGGAACTCACGCAGCTGCGCCTCGGTCGCCTTCTTCGCGACGTAGCGCGACAGGCTCGGACCGGTGTCGGCCTGCACCAGATCGAACAGGGCCCTCGCGACAGCGTCGACCGTCGGATCGGGCAGCGGCGGAACGGCGACCGCATCGCGCAAAGACCGCTCGAACGCCCTCTCGAGCGTCGAGCGCGCGGCGATCAGCGCGGGGTCCCACTCCTTGTCGGGATCGAGGTTGTCGAGGGAGCCGTAGGCGGATGCGTACAGCAGGAACAGTGCCAGCTGCACGTCGTCGTCGGTCGCGACATCGTCGCACGCACCCACGGCCTCCGCAGCGAGACCTGACAGTTCAGGGCCGACGGATCCCGTGAGCGTCGCGAGCACGGCCTCGCTCAGCGGACCGCGGGCGGCGAGCAGGATCTCCGGATGGGGTGCGAGTGCGATGTCGGACATGGAATGGCTCCCGTCGTTCGATGAGTGTGCGAGAGTCTTGTCGGAAGAGTCCGGCTGGGGCAGGGTCTTGACCTTCCCCGCCGCTCGGGGTACCCCTCCGTCCTCGTGTGGCGCGCGAACGCAGGCAGATGAGTCGGGGGAGGTCTCCTCAACGTCGATCGCGGCAGCGCACTCCTGTGGTGCGGCATTCGAAGACGCCGAAGCCGTCAGCTATCATTACCAGTAGATGTGTGGTCGAACCGGCTGAGCCGGTTCCGGGCAGAGTCGAGGTCGACATGTACGGTGCGCTGGGCGGGAACCTCGGAGTGTCGCTGTTCATTCCGTATCGATATACCGAGGAGCGGATGTTCCAGGCCGTTCAGGATGCGGGTTTCAATGATTGGACCCTTGCGCAGTGCCGGGTGTTCCAGCGAGTGGAGCCGGGCGGATCCCGTCTCACGGATCTCGCCGTCCAGGCGCAGATGACCAAGCAGAGCGCGGGCGTGATGGTCGATCAGCTGGAGCGGTTGGGTTATGTCCGCCGGGTGCCCGATCCCACCGACGGGCGTGCGCGCCTGATCGAGATCCACGGGCGCGGAGTGGAGGCGGCGAAAGTGGCACAAGCGACCCTCGA
Above is a genomic segment from Microbacterium sp. W4I4 containing:
- a CDS encoding iron-containing redox enzyme family protein — its product is MSDIALAPHPEILLAARGPLSEAVLATLTGSVGPELSGLAAEAVGACDDVATDDDVQLALFLLYASAYGSLDNLDPDKEWDPALIAARSTLERAFERSLRDAVAVPPLPDPTVDAVARALFDLVQADTGPSLSRYVAKKATEAQLREFLMQRSIYTLREADPHSWAIPRLSGIPKAALVEIQSDEYGGGRPDRVHAEIFAKAVRGAGLDDRYGAYLDDVPAVTLASHNMMSMFGLNRRLIGAIVGHLAAFEMTSSIPNRLYGDGLRRLGFGDDVTDYFDEHVEADAVHEQIAARDLAGSLAFERPDLLADIMFGAAACLAVDGRVAAHMLAAWERGESSLRSGVLS
- a CDS encoding MarR family winged helix-turn-helix transcriptional regulator, whose product is MVEPAEPVPGRVEVDMYGALGGNLGVSLFIPYRYTEERMFQAVQDAGFNDWTLAQCRVFQRVEPGGSRLTDLAVQAQMTKQSAGVMVDQLERLGYVRRVPDPTDGRARLIEIHGRGVEAAKVAQATLDQILAEWESYLGTRNFDLLQRILDQLREITDPQSGAEAPQRRIG
- a CDS encoding CDGSH iron-sulfur domain-containing protein, yielding MSARHEAPTLTPYPDGPLILRGDVELRTADGDPIPRHRRTVALCRCGLSTIKPFCDGTHKAAGFRTDD